The Phoenix dactylifera cultivar Barhee BC4 chromosome 15, palm_55x_up_171113_PBpolish2nd_filt_p, whole genome shotgun sequence genome contains a region encoding:
- the LOC120113250 gene encoding uncharacterized protein LOC120113250: MITRSKLVEQLREYQIRSQHKWAALTSFSPKPHITTRQDVVVALSYALIFCFLIISSYVTLYFKHFRLSAVFICLGILLPTCLKISRHRKLSRKKERRMLLPLSM; the protein is encoded by the exons ATGATCACCCGTTCGAAGCTCGTCGAGCAGTTGAGAGAATACCAGATCCGGTCTCAGCACAAGTGGGCAGCTCTCACGAGTTTCTCTCCCAAACCCCACATCACCACCAG GCAGGATGTTGTTGTGGCTCTTTCATATGCCTTGATATTTTGTTTCCTCATAATATCTTCCTATGTGACACTTTATTTCAAACATTTCAGACTTTCAGCTGTTTTTATATGTCTCGGAATTCTTCTTCCTACGTGTCTGAAAATTTCTAGGCATAGAAAGCTTTCAAggaaaaaggagagaagaatGTTGTTACCTTTGTCCATGTGA
- the LOC103704238 gene encoding cytochrome P450 90B2-like isoform X2 — protein MSYSSLMSIIEELLLLLPPALVALFLYINLIKWINRKKPNLPPGGLGWPFLGETFSYLKPHPATSMGQFMEQHISRYGKIYRSSLFGEPTIVSADAGLNRFILQNEGRYFECSYPRSIGGILGKWSMLVLVGEMHREMRMISLNFMSNVRLRSYLLPEVERHAWLVLRSWKEHSAFSAQEEAKKFTFNLMAKNIMSMNPGEPETEKLRREYITFMKGVVSAPLNFPGTPYWKALKSRSTILKVIELKMNERFQEMNKGQERVEEDDLLGWALKQSSLSKEQILDLLLSLLFAGHETSSMALALAIFFLEGCPKAVQELREEHLEIACRKKLKGESGLNWEDYKQMEFTQCVIDETLRLGNVVRFVHRKVLHDFRYKGYDIPRGWKILPVFAAVHLDSSLYDDPHQFNPWRWQICLQEICSKVSVASFNYESCC, from the exons ATGAGCTACTCTTCTCTCATGTCTATAATAGAAGAGCTTCTCTTGCTCCTCCCTCCAGCTCTTGTAGCCCTCTTCCTCTATATCAACCTCATCAAATGGATTAACAGAAAGAAGCCCAACCTTCCCCCGGGAGGCTTGGGATGGCCTTTTCTTGGCGAGACCTTCTCCTACCTCAAGCCTCACCCTGCCACCTCTATGGGCCAATTCATGGAACAACACATATCAAG GTATGGGAAGATCTACAGGTCCAGTCTTTTTGGTGAGCCGACGATAGTGTCGGCGGATGCAGGCCTGAACCGGTTCATACTCCAGAACGAGGGGAGGTACTTCGAGTGCAGCTACCCAAGGAGCATCGGAGGGATACTTGGGAAGTGGTCGATGCTGGTTCTCGTCGGAGAGATGCATCGAGAGATGAGGATGATCTCGCTCAACTTCATGAGCAACGTGAGGCTCCGGTCATACCTCCTTCCTGAGGTGGAGCGCCATGCTTGGCTGGTTCTTAGGTCTTGGAAGGAGCACTCAGCCTTTTCGGCCCAAGAGGAAGCAAAGAAG TTCACTTTTAATTTGATGGCGAAGAATATAATGAGCATGAATCCTGGAGAGCCTGAAACCGAGAAGTTGAGGCGAGAGTATATAACCTTCATGAAGGGAGTGGTGTCTGCCCCGCTGAACTTCCCTGGAACTCCATATTGGAAGGCTCTAAAG TCAAGATCGACTATCCTTAAGGTGATCGAACTGAAGATGAATGAAAGATTCCAAGAGATGAACAAGGGGCAAGAAAGAGTTGAGGAAGATGATCTCCTTGGATGGGCTCTAAAGCAGTCTAGTCTTTCTAAAGAGCAGATCCTTGATCTCTTGCTGAGCTTGCTCTTTGCTGGCCATGAAACCTCATCGATGGCTTTAGCCTTAGCCATCTTCTTCCTCGAAGGCTGCCCGAAAGCTGTTCAAGAACTGCGG GAGGAGCACCTTGAGATTGCCTGCAGGAAGAAACTAAAAGGAGAGTCTGGACTAAACTGGGAAGACTACAAGCAAATGGAGTTCACACAATGC GTTATAGATGAGACACTGCGGCTAGGGAACGTGGTTAGGTTCGTGCACAGAAAGGTTCTTCATGACTTCCGGTACAAAG GGTATGACATTCCCCGTGGATGGAAAATTCTTCCAGTGTTTGCGGCAGTGCACTTGGACTCTTCTTTGTATGACGATCCTCATCAGTTCAATCCTTGGAGGTGGCAG ATTTGCCTCCAGGAAATATGTTCCAAAGTCTCAGTTGCAAGTTTTAACTACGAATCCTGTTGCTGA
- the LOC103704238 gene encoding cytochrome P450 90B2-like isoform X4 yields MSYSSLMSIIEELLLLLPPALVALFLYINLIKWINRKKPNLPPGGLGWPFLGETFSYLKPHPATSMGQFMEQHISRYGKIYRSSLFGEPTIVSADAGLNRFILQNEGRYFECSYPRSIGGILGKWSMLVLVGEMHREMRMISLNFMSNVRLRSYLLPEVERHAWLVLRSWKEHSAFSAQEEAKKFTFNLMAKNIMSMNPGEPETEKLRREYITFMKGVVSAPLNFPGTPYWKALKSRSTILKVIELKMNERFQEMNKGQERVEEDDLLGWALKQSSLSKEQILDLLLSLLFAGHETSSMALALAIFFLEGCPKAVQELREEHLEIACRKKLKGESGLNWEDYKQMEFTQCVIDETLRLGNVVRFVHRKVLHDFRYKGYDIPRGWKILPVFAAVHLDSSLYDDPHQFNPWRWQELN; encoded by the exons ATGAGCTACTCTTCTCTCATGTCTATAATAGAAGAGCTTCTCTTGCTCCTCCCTCCAGCTCTTGTAGCCCTCTTCCTCTATATCAACCTCATCAAATGGATTAACAGAAAGAAGCCCAACCTTCCCCCGGGAGGCTTGGGATGGCCTTTTCTTGGCGAGACCTTCTCCTACCTCAAGCCTCACCCTGCCACCTCTATGGGCCAATTCATGGAACAACACATATCAAG GTATGGGAAGATCTACAGGTCCAGTCTTTTTGGTGAGCCGACGATAGTGTCGGCGGATGCAGGCCTGAACCGGTTCATACTCCAGAACGAGGGGAGGTACTTCGAGTGCAGCTACCCAAGGAGCATCGGAGGGATACTTGGGAAGTGGTCGATGCTGGTTCTCGTCGGAGAGATGCATCGAGAGATGAGGATGATCTCGCTCAACTTCATGAGCAACGTGAGGCTCCGGTCATACCTCCTTCCTGAGGTGGAGCGCCATGCTTGGCTGGTTCTTAGGTCTTGGAAGGAGCACTCAGCCTTTTCGGCCCAAGAGGAAGCAAAGAAG TTCACTTTTAATTTGATGGCGAAGAATATAATGAGCATGAATCCTGGAGAGCCTGAAACCGAGAAGTTGAGGCGAGAGTATATAACCTTCATGAAGGGAGTGGTGTCTGCCCCGCTGAACTTCCCTGGAACTCCATATTGGAAGGCTCTAAAG TCAAGATCGACTATCCTTAAGGTGATCGAACTGAAGATGAATGAAAGATTCCAAGAGATGAACAAGGGGCAAGAAAGAGTTGAGGAAGATGATCTCCTTGGATGGGCTCTAAAGCAGTCTAGTCTTTCTAAAGAGCAGATCCTTGATCTCTTGCTGAGCTTGCTCTTTGCTGGCCATGAAACCTCATCGATGGCTTTAGCCTTAGCCATCTTCTTCCTCGAAGGCTGCCCGAAAGCTGTTCAAGAACTGCGG GAGGAGCACCTTGAGATTGCCTGCAGGAAGAAACTAAAAGGAGAGTCTGGACTAAACTGGGAAGACTACAAGCAAATGGAGTTCACACAATGC GTTATAGATGAGACACTGCGGCTAGGGAACGTGGTTAGGTTCGTGCACAGAAAGGTTCTTCATGACTTCCGGTACAAAG GGTATGACATTCCCCGTGGATGGAAAATTCTTCCAGTGTTTGCGGCAGTGCACTTGGACTCTTCTTTGTATGACGATCCTCATCAGTTCAATCCTTGGAGGTGGCAG
- the LOC103704238 gene encoding cytochrome P450 90B2-like isoform X1 — MSYSSLMSIIEELLLLLPPALVALFLYINLIKWINRKKPNLPPGGLGWPFLGETFSYLKPHPATSMGQFMEQHISRYGKIYRSSLFGEPTIVSADAGLNRFILQNEGRYFECSYPRSIGGILGKWSMLVLVGEMHREMRMISLNFMSNVRLRSYLLPEVERHAWLVLRSWKEHSAFSAQEEAKKFTFNLMAKNIMSMNPGEPETEKLRREYITFMKGVVSAPLNFPGTPYWKALKSRSTILKVIELKMNERFQEMNKGQERVEEDDLLGWALKQSSLSKEQILDLLLSLLFAGHETSSMALALAIFFLEGCPKAVQELREEHLEIACRKKLKGESGLNWEDYKQMEFTQCVIDETLRLGNVVRFVHRKVLHDFRYKGYDIPRGWKILPVFAAVHLDSSLYDDPHQFNPWRWQRRPLGETTANNFMPYGGGPRLCAGSELAKLEMAVFLHHLALNFRWELAEPDQAFAYPFVDFSKGLPIRVHKIT; from the exons ATGAGCTACTCTTCTCTCATGTCTATAATAGAAGAGCTTCTCTTGCTCCTCCCTCCAGCTCTTGTAGCCCTCTTCCTCTATATCAACCTCATCAAATGGATTAACAGAAAGAAGCCCAACCTTCCCCCGGGAGGCTTGGGATGGCCTTTTCTTGGCGAGACCTTCTCCTACCTCAAGCCTCACCCTGCCACCTCTATGGGCCAATTCATGGAACAACACATATCAAG GTATGGGAAGATCTACAGGTCCAGTCTTTTTGGTGAGCCGACGATAGTGTCGGCGGATGCAGGCCTGAACCGGTTCATACTCCAGAACGAGGGGAGGTACTTCGAGTGCAGCTACCCAAGGAGCATCGGAGGGATACTTGGGAAGTGGTCGATGCTGGTTCTCGTCGGAGAGATGCATCGAGAGATGAGGATGATCTCGCTCAACTTCATGAGCAACGTGAGGCTCCGGTCATACCTCCTTCCTGAGGTGGAGCGCCATGCTTGGCTGGTTCTTAGGTCTTGGAAGGAGCACTCAGCCTTTTCGGCCCAAGAGGAAGCAAAGAAG TTCACTTTTAATTTGATGGCGAAGAATATAATGAGCATGAATCCTGGAGAGCCTGAAACCGAGAAGTTGAGGCGAGAGTATATAACCTTCATGAAGGGAGTGGTGTCTGCCCCGCTGAACTTCCCTGGAACTCCATATTGGAAGGCTCTAAAG TCAAGATCGACTATCCTTAAGGTGATCGAACTGAAGATGAATGAAAGATTCCAAGAGATGAACAAGGGGCAAGAAAGAGTTGAGGAAGATGATCTCCTTGGATGGGCTCTAAAGCAGTCTAGTCTTTCTAAAGAGCAGATCCTTGATCTCTTGCTGAGCTTGCTCTTTGCTGGCCATGAAACCTCATCGATGGCTTTAGCCTTAGCCATCTTCTTCCTCGAAGGCTGCCCGAAAGCTGTTCAAGAACTGCGG GAGGAGCACCTTGAGATTGCCTGCAGGAAGAAACTAAAAGGAGAGTCTGGACTAAACTGGGAAGACTACAAGCAAATGGAGTTCACACAATGC GTTATAGATGAGACACTGCGGCTAGGGAACGTGGTTAGGTTCGTGCACAGAAAGGTTCTTCATGACTTCCGGTACAAAG GGTATGACATTCCCCGTGGATGGAAAATTCTTCCAGTGTTTGCGGCAGTGCACTTGGACTCTTCTTTGTATGACGATCCTCATCAGTTCAATCCTTGGAGGTGGCAG aGGAGGCCCCTTGGCGAGACGACAGCAAACAACTTCATGCCATACGGCGGCGGCCCCCGTCTATGTGCAGGCTCCGAGCTCGCCAAGCTCGAGATGGCAGTCTTCTTGCACCACCTTGCGCTAAACTTCCGGTGGGAATTGGCAGAGCCCGACCAAGCCTTTGCCTACCCCTTCGTAGACTTCTCTAAAGGTCTACCAATAAGGGTCCACAAAATCACGTAA
- the LOC103704238 gene encoding cytochrome P450 90B2-like isoform X3: MSYSSLMSIIEELLLLLPPALVALFLYINLIKWINRKKPNLPPGGLGWPFLGETFSYLKPHPATSMGQFMEQHISRYGKIYRSSLFGEPTIVSADAGLNRFILQNEGRYFECSYPRSIGGILGKWSMLVLVGEMHREMRMISLNFMSNVRLRSYLLPEVERHAWLVLRSWKEHSAFSAQEEAKKFTFNLMAKNIMSMNPGEPETEKLRREYITFMKGVVSAPLNFPGTPYWKALKSRSTILKVIELKMNERFQEMNKGQERVEEDDLLGWALKQSSLSKEQILDLLLSLLFAGHETSSMALALAIFFLEGCPKAVQELREEHLEIACRKKLKGESGLNWEDYKQMEFTQCVIDETLRLGNVVRFVHRKVLHDFRYKGYDIPRGWKILPVFAAVHLDSSLYDDPHQFNPWRWQAQPKCKSSLKHEN; encoded by the exons ATGAGCTACTCTTCTCTCATGTCTATAATAGAAGAGCTTCTCTTGCTCCTCCCTCCAGCTCTTGTAGCCCTCTTCCTCTATATCAACCTCATCAAATGGATTAACAGAAAGAAGCCCAACCTTCCCCCGGGAGGCTTGGGATGGCCTTTTCTTGGCGAGACCTTCTCCTACCTCAAGCCTCACCCTGCCACCTCTATGGGCCAATTCATGGAACAACACATATCAAG GTATGGGAAGATCTACAGGTCCAGTCTTTTTGGTGAGCCGACGATAGTGTCGGCGGATGCAGGCCTGAACCGGTTCATACTCCAGAACGAGGGGAGGTACTTCGAGTGCAGCTACCCAAGGAGCATCGGAGGGATACTTGGGAAGTGGTCGATGCTGGTTCTCGTCGGAGAGATGCATCGAGAGATGAGGATGATCTCGCTCAACTTCATGAGCAACGTGAGGCTCCGGTCATACCTCCTTCCTGAGGTGGAGCGCCATGCTTGGCTGGTTCTTAGGTCTTGGAAGGAGCACTCAGCCTTTTCGGCCCAAGAGGAAGCAAAGAAG TTCACTTTTAATTTGATGGCGAAGAATATAATGAGCATGAATCCTGGAGAGCCTGAAACCGAGAAGTTGAGGCGAGAGTATATAACCTTCATGAAGGGAGTGGTGTCTGCCCCGCTGAACTTCCCTGGAACTCCATATTGGAAGGCTCTAAAG TCAAGATCGACTATCCTTAAGGTGATCGAACTGAAGATGAATGAAAGATTCCAAGAGATGAACAAGGGGCAAGAAAGAGTTGAGGAAGATGATCTCCTTGGATGGGCTCTAAAGCAGTCTAGTCTTTCTAAAGAGCAGATCCTTGATCTCTTGCTGAGCTTGCTCTTTGCTGGCCATGAAACCTCATCGATGGCTTTAGCCTTAGCCATCTTCTTCCTCGAAGGCTGCCCGAAAGCTGTTCAAGAACTGCGG GAGGAGCACCTTGAGATTGCCTGCAGGAAGAAACTAAAAGGAGAGTCTGGACTAAACTGGGAAGACTACAAGCAAATGGAGTTCACACAATGC GTTATAGATGAGACACTGCGGCTAGGGAACGTGGTTAGGTTCGTGCACAGAAAGGTTCTTCATGACTTCCGGTACAAAG GGTATGACATTCCCCGTGGATGGAAAATTCTTCCAGTGTTTGCGGCAGTGCACTTGGACTCTTCTTTGTATGACGATCCTCATCAGTTCAATCCTTGGAGGTGGCAG